The proteins below are encoded in one region of Diorhabda carinulata isolate Delta chromosome 3, icDioCari1.1, whole genome shotgun sequence:
- the LOC130891488 gene encoding piggyBac transposable element-derived protein 3-like, producing MCTSGRTVGKPIFFYRGLTLNELLQIIEEDDHNEVDDEISLTIMPPKNSCEEVTDEDSGDEDHLDINNLPGSQLLAEAEIFEPNVEENVNISLPSDSGSDDNEENLPLSDVKRLLKNSQHIYVKKNYAWRNQDLTPNNIEVPKPQIVQNENSGIELFSLFWGDEVIDLFVYYSNMYATSKNRVGNITKEEMKNFFAILLLSGYQKLPRRRMYWENSSDTQNQLVINSLSRDRFEYIFSNLHCCDNTNLDKTDRFAKVRLLINKMNSLFQQYAPVTENHSVDEAMVPYYGRHGCKQFIRGKPIRYGYKLWTGCTSKGYVIWVEPYQGAKSEIKPCYKELGLGPSVILQYTDIINSIQSFPYHIFCDNFFTTIPLLSEMTRRNLKITGTIRENRTSNCPLANKSQFKKKSRGFIEYKTNEENTVVVKWHDNNVVTLASNALPVHSIHSVSRYSLKEKKKIKVDQPHNIFTYNKYMGGVDRADQNISLYRIGLRGKKWYIPLIFHMLDLAVQNAWQLHREQNGKLDHLGFRRRIVMTILEGNQRKFAKRSKLSQSHNCEMRYDRIDHLIVTQGKQTRCRMCHKKVSTKCEKCDAALHVVCFKPYHVKEI from the coding sequence ATGTGTACTTCTGGAAGGACAGTAGGCAAACCGATATTCTTTTACAGGGGTCTCACTCTGAATGAACTATTGCAAATCATTGAAGAAGATGATCACAATGAAGTTGATGACGAAATATCGCTTACAATTATGCCGCCCAAAAATTCTTGCGAGGAAGTTACTGATGAAGATTCAGGCGATGAAGATCATTTAGATATTAACAATTTGCCTGGATCGCAACTTCTAGCCGAGGCAGAAATTTTTGAAcctaatgttgaagaaaatgttaatatttcttTACCAAGCGATTCAGGTAGtgatgataatgaagaaaatctGCCACTGTCGGATGTAAAACGTCTTCTGAAAAACTCCCAACATATATATGTTAAGAAAAATTATGCTTGGAGAAACCAAGACTTAACACCTAATAATATAGAAGTTCCAAAACCACAAAttgttcaaaatgaaaattcggGTATTGAATTGTTTTCGTTATTTTGGGGTGACGAAGTTATAGATTTATTTGTCTACTATTCTAATATGTACGCTACAAGCAAAAATAGGGTTGGAAACAtaacaaaagaagaaatgaaaaattttttcgccATCCTACTACTGTCTGGTTATCAAAAATTACCCAGACGTAGAATGTATTGGGAAAATTCTTCTGACACGCAAAATCAGCTTGTTATAAATTCGTTATCTAGAGATCgttttgagtatattttcagtaatttacaTTGCTGTGATAACACGAATTTAGACAAGACAGACAGATTTGCCAAAGTAcgattattgataaataaaatgaacagTTTATTCCAACAGTATGCACCAGTAACTGAAAATCACAGTGTGGATGAAGCCATGGTGCCTTATTATGGTCGCCATGGCTGTAAGCAATTCATACGTGGTAAACCTATACGTTATGGGTACAAATTATGGACAGGTTGTACCAGCAAAGGGTATGTTATTTGGGTAGAGCCGTACCAAGGTGCCAAATCAGAAATAAAGCCCTGTTATAAGGAACTGGGTTTAGGACCATCTGTGATTCTGCAATATACCGACataatcaattcaattcaaagcTTTCCCTATCACATTTTTTGCGACAATTTTTTTACGACTATACCACTTCTGAGTGAAATGACtagaagaaatttgaagataacAGGAACCATAAGAGAAAATCGCACGTCAAATTGTCCACTGGCAAATAAATCCCAGTTCAAGAAAAAAAGTAgaggttttattgaatacaAAACTAACGAAGAAAACACTGTAGTTGTTAAATGGCATGACAATAACGTTGTCACTTTAGCATCCAATGCCTTGCCTGTTCACTCTATTCATTCAGTTAGTCGTTATTCTctcaaagaaaaaaagaaaattaaggtAGACCAACCtcataatatatttacttataacaaatatatggGAGGCGTTGACAGGGCAGATCAAAATATAAGTCTCTACAGAATAGGTTTGAGAGGAAAGAAGTGGTACATTCCTCTTATATTTCACATGTTAGATCTTGCGGTTCAAAATGCATGGCAACTTCACAGGGAACAAAATGGAAAACTGGATCATCTAGGATTTCGAAGGAGAATAGTCATGACCATTTTAGAAGGAAACCAACGAAAATTTGCGAAGAGATCGAAGTTGTCACAATCACATAACTGTGAGATGAGATATGATCGTATTGATCACTTAATTGTGACACAAGGGAAGCAAACCAGGTGTCGCATGTGCCACAAAAAAGTCTCCACCAAGTGTGAGAAGTGTGATGCTGCATTACATGTTGTATGTTTTAAGCCTTACCATGTGAAAGAAATCTAA